The genomic stretch TCGATGTCCTCCGAGTAGTTGCGCCAGAGCGCTTCGACAGCACGTCGGAACTCGTCTGCCCACGTTGCATCGAATCCGCGCGCGCGCATCGAGAGCGATCGGTAATCCGGGTTTGCCGACAGACGCAGATGCGCGCCGACAGTGTTGTCCAGAATGCGGGTGATGCCACCGCTAGCCCAGCCGTCGTTGCGCGCGAGATCGCGCGAACGCGCGACCATGCGATCGCGGAACTGGTTGATTTCCGAATCCGGCGAGCGGATGTAAGGAAACCACTGGCCCATCTCGGGCGTCTGGATGTTCGAGGCCTCGTACGGGAAGAGGCTCGAATATGACGGCTGCGTGATGCCCGGGCCGCCCCATCCAGAATCTGCGCGCGCACGCCCCCCTGCCGGCAGATCCGCGAACGGCTTGCCGGTGGAATCGACGATGAGTGTCATCAGAAAAGAACCCTGCGTGCGCGTGGATAGTTACAGATGATTCCGAGAGCCATTTGCAGCATCTCGATGGCTTTGCGAATCTGCGTGATGTCGCTTTGCTGATACGTGACCGACTTCGTGCCGTCGCCCTGGTTGTAGGTGGCAGTCACGATCTTCGCGCCCGAGGACAGATCGAAGTAGGCCGCCTGAAGCGCGGCCAACCGCGACTGCATGTCCGCAGTGCTCATTCCATCCGTGATTGCCATTTCTTTCCTATGCGAGGCGGTTCGTCAGCTTCTTCCTGACGGGTTTAACTTCGATCTGTGATGCCGCCGGCGCGGCCTGCGGAACTGCCTGCTCGGCTTGCGGCTGCGAAGCTTCGTAGTCAAGTGGCTGTGCAACGAGATCCGCGCGACGATTTAGCTTCAGGCCGAGATGCGTCAGACCGCACAGCGCGGCATACGCATATACGCGGCAGTCGAGCGCTTCATTGGCACGACCCGATGGCAACTCCCAGACCCGATACTTCTGGCCACCCGAGACCTTCACGACGGAACGTTCGGACGTGAGCTGCTCGAAGTAGCCGATGTCTCGGTCGTTCGGGAAGTGCATGTAGCCCGGCCCCGCCTCTTCGACGTGCAGTCGGTTCCGGATCGTGTCCTTCGCCGCATTCACGCCGAGAATCACCGGGCGGAACGATGCCTTCGTCTTCCGCGTCGGCTTCTTGATCGGCCAGACCGGATTACGCTTACCGCTGACTGCGGACTCGCCCTTGATCGCCCAGACCTTGCGGCCGAGTCGCGCTTTCGAGAAGTCGTAGACCTTTTGCGTGTGGTGACCGCCCGAGTCGATACAGACCGCCATCGCTTCAAACGGTCGTCCGTCAGCGCGATGCCAGACACGATTGAGCAGAGCGTCGAGCCGCTCCCACGGCTCCGGCGTTTCCATGTCGCCTTCGATCACCTCATAGGCGATCGACCAGCTCTCTTCGTTGCGCCCCCAACCGACAACTTCGACTTCGAAGCGATAGTCCTGCGTGTCGACGCCGATCGTGATGACCGCGACGCCGTCGGGCACTTCCGCCGCCCACCGTTCGCCGCGCGCGACGAGCGCCTCGAGGCGCAGCACCTTGCCCGAGTTCGGGCGATACGGCATGCCGGCCTGTGTGTTCCACCAGGTCTGCTTCTTCTCTTCGTCGCCTTCGGCTTTGAGCCACTTCGCCGCGATGTCGGACGGCTTATCCTTCTGCCATGGGCTGTAGAGCTTGCTCGCCTGGAAGCCAGCATGCTCGTTATCGACCTTCCATTCGCCGCATTCCGGACACTTGGCGCGATACACTGCATGGCGATCGCTTTCCCACCAGTCCCAGACCTGCGCGATCGCGGCGTCGATCTTCGTCTCGCGCGAGTCTTCAGGCCCACGCCAGGCGCGCTCGTAAGCATCCAGTGGCACATGCCGGCCGCCGCAGCATTCGAATGGCTTCGTTTGATGCCACCGCGCGGTCTGCAGCGCACGCAGCCGGTCGCCTTCCGACCAGATCTGGCCGCATGACTCGCACGAGATCCTCGCCGTCTTCGGAAAGTGCTCGACGACATTGCCGCTGTCGTCGCGGCGCTTGTCCCAATCGACGTGCTTGAAAAAGTCGGGAAACATGCGATGCCCGCAATGCGGGCACGCGATCGACGCGCGGCGTTGATCCGATTCCTTGTAACTCGCCTCGATCCGACTCTCATCCTCGACCGTGGGCGAGCATGCGCGAATCGAAAGCCAGTTGACGCCGAACGTCGCGGTCCGCTCTTCAGCCAGCGCGATCGGCTCGCCTTCGCGCGTCACCGGATACTTGTCGACCTCATCCGCGAGGATCACGCG from Paraburkholderia phymatum STM815 encodes the following:
- a CDS encoding phage terminase large subunit family protein translates to MSTSILPNSANRKPISRNEKADRLRASVRRAWTPPPRISVPAWADEFRKLAKEAGSTSGNWETSTVEIARGPMLAVTEPGVHVITTMVSTQLLKTALLENVFGYFAHLDPCPILLLQPKEDAAEQFSKERISPLIRVTPALREIVGTSKTRNADETLLFKAFPGGFLALAGAGSPDNLARRPVRVILADEVDKYPVTREGEPIALAEERTATFGVNWLSIRACSPTVEDESRIEASYKESDQRRASIACPHCGHRMFPDFFKHVDWDKRRDDSGNVVEHFPKTARISCESCGQIWSEGDRLRALQTARWHQTKPFECCGGRHVPLDAYERAWRGPEDSRETKIDAAIAQVWDWWESDRHAVYRAKCPECGEWKVDNEHAGFQASKLYSPWQKDKPSDIAAKWLKAEGDEEKKQTWWNTQAGMPYRPNSGKVLRLEALVARGERWAAEVPDGVAVITIGVDTQDYRFEVEVVGWGRNEESWSIAYEVIEGDMETPEPWERLDALLNRVWHRADGRPFEAMAVCIDSGGHHTQKVYDFSKARLGRKVWAIKGESAVSGKRNPVWPIKKPTRKTKASFRPVILGVNAAKDTIRNRLHVEEAGPGYMHFPNDRDIGYFEQLTSERSVVKVSGGQKYRVWELPSGRANEALDCRVYAYAALCGLTHLGLKLNRRADLVAQPLDYEASQPQAEQAVPQAAPAASQIEVKPVRKKLTNRLA
- the gpW gene encoding gpW family protein — encoded protein: MSTADMQSRLAALQAAYFDLSSGAKIVTATYNQGDGTKSVTYQQSDITQIRKAIEMLQMALGIICNYPRARRVLF